One part of the Glycine max cultivar Williams 82 chromosome 14, Glycine_max_v4.0, whole genome shotgun sequence genome encodes these proteins:
- the LOC102667293 gene encoding uncharacterized protein, whose protein sequence is MARTRGLGRAIGRVVGRDRAADEDADNVPERRRLIASARRLRVHQMTTEGRDKAEDVADMTDDVPEQPTEAPEMREDAQGADSGEGSDGDDAAEGFPGGPRDPSVLTSFVEHVAHAVWSGQVF, encoded by the coding sequence atggccagaacacgaggtttaggtcgtgccatAGGTAGAGTTGTAGGCAGAGATAGAGCTGCTGACGAGGATGCTGACAATGTTCCCGAGAGGCGTAGGCTTATTGCCTCAGCCCGTAGGCTACGCGTTCATCAGATGACTACAGAGGGACGTGATAAGGCTGAGGACGTCGCTGACATGACTGATGATGTCCCTGAGCAGCCTACggaggcacctgagatgcgtgaggacgcacagggtgctgatagtggtgaggggtcagatggtgatgatgctgcagagggattccctggtggtcCACGTGACCCGTCAGTGCTGACATCATTTGTCGAGCATGTTGCACATGCTGTGtggagtggacaggtattttaa